In Numida meleagris isolate 19003 breed g44 Domestic line chromosome 3, NumMel1.0, whole genome shotgun sequence, the following are encoded in one genomic region:
- the ZC3H6 gene encoding zinc finger CCCH domain-containing protein 6 isoform X1, whose product MAFESLFSKPPNPVLDPNMPDSDRQHAGDEREDGELEDGEIDDAAYEDVKEHGSKDDKQKNEKGHRKSRKKRKKEKEKKKSKRRRRDKHKHNSPSSDDSSDYSHDSDIERTERSHKKSSSSSYRDYDSSFSQHGHVSGNYMSSQKMQHKKNVKSKEYDDYSHYSDENFGNYNDEEKDEDFADQLKQYRQAKETSSSDLVPPFLKEPVKKLGMKGIQKGISQRGNNYGVGRGRGMQKKLKRKDRGRGRGGNKGSDGFHEDGKPVKKWVNMSQEFINQHTVEHKGKQICKYFLEGRCIKGEQCKFDHDAEIEKKKEICKFYIQGYCTKGENCIYLHNEFPCKFYHTGAKCYQGDKCKFSHAPLTAETKELLDKVLNNEEEPQNEDEKELEELRKRGIVPLPKPPPGVGLLPTPAEQYPFSESDIENYQDPSGDYKKIPSLFEIVVKPTVDLAHKIGKKPPTFYNSSSPPRPPFQGNDPHSQHMYNPGSSPGPGPGMPQGHNGPPMHPGSPGHHPCGGPQGMPQSPPMQGVPPGFLGPQNQSGMPMQGQQGGPPLTPPGLGGSYNAPGVQGHMVNMPRDNHCPPGPQYQQMPGERQPNMNYEPIQNPADFYDNYYSHQAVHNFQPANNSGDGTWHGEFTDHQAHLMAQESHQGGSESDCMSGHMGHKPAINVPDFLPAMQKALYVRLSQKHQRDGDSVSSQGQRAMSKEEDDNVNWYSSSEEEEGNSVKSILKTLKKQSENFRNQQQHSTEQHMLGIPTDPRLAKDKGAGPQAADPRLRASPRSNPRKSSESAALDPRLRDPRMHKVSDGGHASSSLVGAKLDLHHPHTGVKVKQKGMDDDEEDSERELRERAFLIPLEPLPGVTLRDPRSQLRQFSHIKMDVTLMKPNFAKHIVWAPEDLLPIPLPKPDPVSSINLPLPPLIADQRLNKLRNLKNEPHPNAMPADPRLAAKAKNNLVGRSGYLDQPADSHASSSSKLGDPRLQKNVDPRLHRLSNADTYHGVAKESHPSKFDPRLARSAASSSQPSEAAAAKADPDALPPYAPKLSASGVRLGTSGSLLSGISLYDPRDHSSSSDTAPPSSGENGENQKKSILKNSGKNEPSLSEDVSLPKPASNVEKNPDGSAEATSEKANSNSKPQAKHSSAAPAVHNLPIQALSGLIRPQYSDPRQVRQPGQVAQTQDSDPNGESDDKSLKDVFKTFDPTASPFC is encoded by the exons AGAAGATGGAGAGCTTGAAGATGGTGAAATAGATGACGCAGCATATGAAGATGTGAAAGAACATGGTTCAAAAgatgacaaacagaaaaatgaaaaaggacatAGAAAATCACGGAAGAAAcgcaaaaaagaaaaagaaaagaaaaagtcaaaaagGAGAAGACGGGATAAGCATAAG cataacTCCCCTTCCAGTGATGACAGTTCAGACTACAGCCACGACTCTGATATTGAACGTACAGAAAGATCCCATAAAAAGAGTAGCAGTTCGTCATACAGAGATTATGATTCTTCGTTCAGTCAG CACGGACACGTATCAGGAAATTACATGAGTTCACAGAAAatgcaacataaaaaaaatgtaaaaagcaagGAGTATGATGACTATAGTCATTACAGTGATGAAAACTTTGGTAATTATAACGAcgaagaaaaagatgaagattttGCCGATCAGCTTAAACAATACAGGCAAGCTAAAGAGACCTCCAGTAGTGATTTAGTACCTCCATTTCTGAAAGAACCAGTGAAAAAACTGGGGATGAAAGGGATCCAGAAAG gtATTTCTCAAAGAGGTAATAATTATGGTGTTGGTCGAGGACGTGGAATGCAAAAGAAGTTGAAGCGTAAGGATcgtggaagaggaagagggggCAATAAAGGGTCGGATGGCTTTCATGAG GATGGCAAACCAGTGAAGAAATGGGTTAATATGAGTCAGGAATTCATAAATCAGCACACGGTGGAACACAAAGGCAAACAAATTTGTAAATACTTCCTTGAAGGGAGATGTATTAAG GGGGAGCAGTGTAAATTTGATCATGATGCagagatagaaaagaaaaaggaaatctgcAAGTTTTACATACAGGGTTATTGCACCAAAGGAGAGAACTGCATTTATTTGCAca ATGAATTCCCTTGCAAGTTTTACCATACAGGAGCGAAATGTTATCAAGGAGATAAGTGCAAATTTTCTCATGCTCCCCtgactgcagaaacaaaagagcTGCTGGATAAG GTTTTGAATAATGAGGAGGaaccacaaaatgaagatgagaagGAACTGGAGGAGCTCAGAAAGCGTGGCATAGTTCCTCTCCCTAAGCCACCACCGGGTGTTGGGCTTCTGCCAACCCCAGCAGAGCAATATCCATTTTCTGAGTCCGATATAGAAAATTACCAAGACCCTTCAGGAGATTATAAGAAAATACCATCTCTCTTTGAAATTGTTGTGAAGCCCACTGTGGATTTAGCACACAAAATTGGAAAAAA GCCACCAACCTTCTACAACAGCTCCTCACCACCCAGACCACCCTTTCAGGGGAATGACCCTCATTCTCAGCATATGTATAATCCTGGTTCAAGCCCGGGGCCGGGACCTGGCATGCCACAAGGACATAATGGACCACCAATGCACCCAGGCTCTCCTGGACATCATCCGTGTGGAGGGCCTCAAGGAATGCCTCAGAGCCCTCCTATGCAGGGTGTTCCACCAGGCTTTCTAGGACCGCAGAACCAGAGCGGCATGCCTATGCAAGGACAGCAGGGCGGTCCGCCTCTGACACCGCCGGGTCTTGGTGGATCTTACAATGCCCCCGGAGTTCAAGGACATATGGTGAATATGCCGAGAGATAATCATTGTCCTCCGGGGCCTCAGTACCAGCAGATGCCTGGAGAACGACAGCCGAATATGAATTATGAGCCTATTCAGAACCCAGCTGATTTCTATGACAATTACTATTCTCATCAAGCTGTACATAACTTCCAGCCAGCTAATAACTCTGGTG ATGGAACATGGCATGGAGAATTTACAGATCACCAGGCTCACCTCATGGCTCAAGAGTCTCATCAAGGTGGAAGTGAGTCAGACTGCATGAGTGGTCATATGGGCCATAAACCAGCCATTAATGTACCAGATTTTCTTCCAGCAATGCAGAAAGCCCTGTATGTAAGACTTAGTCAAAAGCATCAGAGAGATGGAGACTCTGTCAGCAGCCAGGGTCAAAGGGCAATGAGCAAAGAAGAAG acgACAATGTCAACTGGTACTCCAGTAGtgaagaggaagaggggaaCAGTGTTAAATCaatactgaaaacactgaagaagcaGAGCGAAAACTTTAGGAATCAGCAACAGCAttccacagagcagcacatgCTTGGTATTCCTACTGATCCAAGGCTGGCAAAAGACAAAGGTGCGGGGCCTCAGGCTGCTGACCCAAGGCTTAGGGCCTCGCCGAGATCCAACCCGAGAAAGTCTTCGGAATCCGCAGCCTTGGACCCCAGGCTAAGAGATCCCAGGATGCATAAGGTCAGCGATGGTGGTCATGCCAGCTCGTCTCTCGTGGGAGCAAAGCTAGATCTACACCACCCTCACACGGGTGTAAAAGTCAAGCAAAAAGGGATGGATGATGACGAAGAGGATTCAGAAAGAGAACTGAGAGAACGAGCTTTTCTGATTCCGTTGGAACCTTTGCCCGGTGTAACATTAAGGGATCCCCGATCCCAGCTTAGGCAGTTCAGCCACATTAAAATGGATGTTACCCTGATGAAACCAAACTTTGCTAAGCATATTGTGTGGGCACCCGAAGACTTGCTCCCAATACCTTTGCCTAAGCCCGACCCCGTCTCTTCAATTAATTTACCTCTTCCTCCACTCATCGCTGACCAGAGGCTTAATAAACTGCGGAATCTGAAAAATGAGCCCCACCCAAACGCAATGCCAGCTGACCCGAGACTagctgcaaaagcaaaaaataactTAGTGGGCAGGAGCGGCTACTTGGATCAGCCTGCGGATTCTCACGCCAGTAGCTCAAGCAAATTAGGAGATCCTCGATTACAAAAAAACGTTGACCCCCGGCTCCACAGACTGTCGAATGCAGATACGTATCACGGAGTCGCGAAGGAGTCGCACCCTTCCAAGTTTGACCCCCGCCTTGCCAGATCTGCTGCCAGTTCGTCACAGCCCTCGGAAGCTGCCGCCGCTAAAGCTGACCCCGATGCTCTGCCCCCGTACGCGCCCAAGCTGTCGGCGAGCGGCGTCAGGCTGGGGACTTCGGGCTCGTTGCTGAGCGGTATTAGCTTGTATGATCCACGGGATCACAGCTCGTCGTCGGACACAGCTCCGCCTAGTTCCGGAGAGAACGGagagaaccagaaaaaaagcattttgaaaaattctgGTAAAAACGAACCCAGCCTGTCGGAAGACGTGTCGCTGCCGAAGCCTGCCTCCAACGTCGAAAAGAATCCCGACGGATCGGCAGAAGCtacttcagagaaagcaaacagcaacagTAAACCTCAGGCTAAACACTCCAGCGCTGCACCCGCAGTGCACAACCTTCCTATCCAAGCTTTATCAGGCTTAATCAGACCGCAGTACAGCGATCCGAGGCAGGTGAGGCAGCCTGGACAGGTCGCTCAGACGCAGGATAGCGATCCGAACGGCGAGTCAGATGACAAGTCattaaaagatgttttcaagACTTTCGACCCGACCGCTTCACCGTTTTGTTAG
- the ZC3H6 gene encoding zinc finger CCCH domain-containing protein 6 isoform X2: protein MGWVLRRGTCFFRRVCCSGWLTVEDGELEDGEIDDAAYEDVKEHGSKDDKQKNEKGHRKSRKKRKKEKEKKKSKRRRRDKHKHNSPSSDDSSDYSHDSDIERTERSHKKSSSSSYRDYDSSFSQHGHVSGNYMSSQKMQHKKNVKSKEYDDYSHYSDENFGNYNDEEKDEDFADQLKQYRQAKETSSSDLVPPFLKEPVKKLGMKGIQKGISQRGNNYGVGRGRGMQKKLKRKDRGRGRGGNKGSDGFHEDGKPVKKWVNMSQEFINQHTVEHKGKQICKYFLEGRCIKGEQCKFDHDAEIEKKKEICKFYIQGYCTKGENCIYLHNEFPCKFYHTGAKCYQGDKCKFSHAPLTAETKELLDKVLNNEEEPQNEDEKELEELRKRGIVPLPKPPPGVGLLPTPAEQYPFSESDIENYQDPSGDYKKIPSLFEIVVKPTVDLAHKIGKKPPTFYNSSSPPRPPFQGNDPHSQHMYNPGSSPGPGPGMPQGHNGPPMHPGSPGHHPCGGPQGMPQSPPMQGVPPGFLGPQNQSGMPMQGQQGGPPLTPPGLGGSYNAPGVQGHMVNMPRDNHCPPGPQYQQMPGERQPNMNYEPIQNPADFYDNYYSHQAVHNFQPANNSGDGTWHGEFTDHQAHLMAQESHQGGSESDCMSGHMGHKPAINVPDFLPAMQKALYVRLSQKHQRDGDSVSSQGQRAMSKEEDDNVNWYSSSEEEEGNSVKSILKTLKKQSENFRNQQQHSTEQHMLGIPTDPRLAKDKGAGPQAADPRLRASPRSNPRKSSESAALDPRLRDPRMHKVSDGGHASSSLVGAKLDLHHPHTGVKVKQKGMDDDEEDSERELRERAFLIPLEPLPGVTLRDPRSQLRQFSHIKMDVTLMKPNFAKHIVWAPEDLLPIPLPKPDPVSSINLPLPPLIADQRLNKLRNLKNEPHPNAMPADPRLAAKAKNNLVGRSGYLDQPADSHASSSSKLGDPRLQKNVDPRLHRLSNADTYHGVAKESHPSKFDPRLARSAASSSQPSEAAAAKADPDALPPYAPKLSASGVRLGTSGSLLSGISLYDPRDHSSSSDTAPPSSGENGENQKKSILKNSGKNEPSLSEDVSLPKPASNVEKNPDGSAEATSEKANSNSKPQAKHSSAAPAVHNLPIQALSGLIRPQYSDPRQVRQPGQVAQTQDSDPNGESDDKSLKDVFKTFDPTASPFC, encoded by the exons AGAAGATGGAGAGCTTGAAGATGGTGAAATAGATGACGCAGCATATGAAGATGTGAAAGAACATGGTTCAAAAgatgacaaacagaaaaatgaaaaaggacatAGAAAATCACGGAAGAAAcgcaaaaaagaaaaagaaaagaaaaagtcaaaaagGAGAAGACGGGATAAGCATAAG cataacTCCCCTTCCAGTGATGACAGTTCAGACTACAGCCACGACTCTGATATTGAACGTACAGAAAGATCCCATAAAAAGAGTAGCAGTTCGTCATACAGAGATTATGATTCTTCGTTCAGTCAG CACGGACACGTATCAGGAAATTACATGAGTTCACAGAAAatgcaacataaaaaaaatgtaaaaagcaagGAGTATGATGACTATAGTCATTACAGTGATGAAAACTTTGGTAATTATAACGAcgaagaaaaagatgaagattttGCCGATCAGCTTAAACAATACAGGCAAGCTAAAGAGACCTCCAGTAGTGATTTAGTACCTCCATTTCTGAAAGAACCAGTGAAAAAACTGGGGATGAAAGGGATCCAGAAAG gtATTTCTCAAAGAGGTAATAATTATGGTGTTGGTCGAGGACGTGGAATGCAAAAGAAGTTGAAGCGTAAGGATcgtggaagaggaagagggggCAATAAAGGGTCGGATGGCTTTCATGAG GATGGCAAACCAGTGAAGAAATGGGTTAATATGAGTCAGGAATTCATAAATCAGCACACGGTGGAACACAAAGGCAAACAAATTTGTAAATACTTCCTTGAAGGGAGATGTATTAAG GGGGAGCAGTGTAAATTTGATCATGATGCagagatagaaaagaaaaaggaaatctgcAAGTTTTACATACAGGGTTATTGCACCAAAGGAGAGAACTGCATTTATTTGCAca ATGAATTCCCTTGCAAGTTTTACCATACAGGAGCGAAATGTTATCAAGGAGATAAGTGCAAATTTTCTCATGCTCCCCtgactgcagaaacaaaagagcTGCTGGATAAG GTTTTGAATAATGAGGAGGaaccacaaaatgaagatgagaagGAACTGGAGGAGCTCAGAAAGCGTGGCATAGTTCCTCTCCCTAAGCCACCACCGGGTGTTGGGCTTCTGCCAACCCCAGCAGAGCAATATCCATTTTCTGAGTCCGATATAGAAAATTACCAAGACCCTTCAGGAGATTATAAGAAAATACCATCTCTCTTTGAAATTGTTGTGAAGCCCACTGTGGATTTAGCACACAAAATTGGAAAAAA GCCACCAACCTTCTACAACAGCTCCTCACCACCCAGACCACCCTTTCAGGGGAATGACCCTCATTCTCAGCATATGTATAATCCTGGTTCAAGCCCGGGGCCGGGACCTGGCATGCCACAAGGACATAATGGACCACCAATGCACCCAGGCTCTCCTGGACATCATCCGTGTGGAGGGCCTCAAGGAATGCCTCAGAGCCCTCCTATGCAGGGTGTTCCACCAGGCTTTCTAGGACCGCAGAACCAGAGCGGCATGCCTATGCAAGGACAGCAGGGCGGTCCGCCTCTGACACCGCCGGGTCTTGGTGGATCTTACAATGCCCCCGGAGTTCAAGGACATATGGTGAATATGCCGAGAGATAATCATTGTCCTCCGGGGCCTCAGTACCAGCAGATGCCTGGAGAACGACAGCCGAATATGAATTATGAGCCTATTCAGAACCCAGCTGATTTCTATGACAATTACTATTCTCATCAAGCTGTACATAACTTCCAGCCAGCTAATAACTCTGGTG ATGGAACATGGCATGGAGAATTTACAGATCACCAGGCTCACCTCATGGCTCAAGAGTCTCATCAAGGTGGAAGTGAGTCAGACTGCATGAGTGGTCATATGGGCCATAAACCAGCCATTAATGTACCAGATTTTCTTCCAGCAATGCAGAAAGCCCTGTATGTAAGACTTAGTCAAAAGCATCAGAGAGATGGAGACTCTGTCAGCAGCCAGGGTCAAAGGGCAATGAGCAAAGAAGAAG acgACAATGTCAACTGGTACTCCAGTAGtgaagaggaagaggggaaCAGTGTTAAATCaatactgaaaacactgaagaagcaGAGCGAAAACTTTAGGAATCAGCAACAGCAttccacagagcagcacatgCTTGGTATTCCTACTGATCCAAGGCTGGCAAAAGACAAAGGTGCGGGGCCTCAGGCTGCTGACCCAAGGCTTAGGGCCTCGCCGAGATCCAACCCGAGAAAGTCTTCGGAATCCGCAGCCTTGGACCCCAGGCTAAGAGATCCCAGGATGCATAAGGTCAGCGATGGTGGTCATGCCAGCTCGTCTCTCGTGGGAGCAAAGCTAGATCTACACCACCCTCACACGGGTGTAAAAGTCAAGCAAAAAGGGATGGATGATGACGAAGAGGATTCAGAAAGAGAACTGAGAGAACGAGCTTTTCTGATTCCGTTGGAACCTTTGCCCGGTGTAACATTAAGGGATCCCCGATCCCAGCTTAGGCAGTTCAGCCACATTAAAATGGATGTTACCCTGATGAAACCAAACTTTGCTAAGCATATTGTGTGGGCACCCGAAGACTTGCTCCCAATACCTTTGCCTAAGCCCGACCCCGTCTCTTCAATTAATTTACCTCTTCCTCCACTCATCGCTGACCAGAGGCTTAATAAACTGCGGAATCTGAAAAATGAGCCCCACCCAAACGCAATGCCAGCTGACCCGAGACTagctgcaaaagcaaaaaataactTAGTGGGCAGGAGCGGCTACTTGGATCAGCCTGCGGATTCTCACGCCAGTAGCTCAAGCAAATTAGGAGATCCTCGATTACAAAAAAACGTTGACCCCCGGCTCCACAGACTGTCGAATGCAGATACGTATCACGGAGTCGCGAAGGAGTCGCACCCTTCCAAGTTTGACCCCCGCCTTGCCAGATCTGCTGCCAGTTCGTCACAGCCCTCGGAAGCTGCCGCCGCTAAAGCTGACCCCGATGCTCTGCCCCCGTACGCGCCCAAGCTGTCGGCGAGCGGCGTCAGGCTGGGGACTTCGGGCTCGTTGCTGAGCGGTATTAGCTTGTATGATCCACGGGATCACAGCTCGTCGTCGGACACAGCTCCGCCTAGTTCCGGAGAGAACGGagagaaccagaaaaaaagcattttgaaaaattctgGTAAAAACGAACCCAGCCTGTCGGAAGACGTGTCGCTGCCGAAGCCTGCCTCCAACGTCGAAAAGAATCCCGACGGATCGGCAGAAGCtacttcagagaaagcaaacagcaacagTAAACCTCAGGCTAAACACTCCAGCGCTGCACCCGCAGTGCACAACCTTCCTATCCAAGCTTTATCAGGCTTAATCAGACCGCAGTACAGCGATCCGAGGCAGGTGAGGCAGCCTGGACAGGTCGCTCAGACGCAGGATAGCGATCCGAACGGCGAGTCAGATGACAAGTCattaaaagatgttttcaagACTTTCGACCCGACCGCTTCACCGTTTTGTTAG